The following coding sequences lie in one Bdellovibrionales bacterium genomic window:
- a CDS encoding recombinase family protein, whose amino-acid sequence MNTKFGTVIIDGSKTVEETEVKAISYIISLREKGCSFRQIVAQLNLEKIPTRKVGALWHIKTVYNVLAKSERQSNAQLNSEIDLNGPI is encoded by the coding sequence ATGAATACAAAGTTTGGTACCGTCATTATCGATGGAAGTAAAACAGTTGAAGAGACAGAAGTAAAAGCGATTTCATACATTATCTCCTTAAGAGAAAAAGGATGTTCTTTTCGACAAATAGTAGCCCAGCTAAACCTCGAAAAGATCCCAACCAGGAAGGTAGGTGCCTTGTGGCACATCAAGACTGTATACAATGTTCTGGCAAAATCTGAACGACAGTCGAACGCACAGCTCAATTCCGAAATTGATCTAAATGGGCCTATTTGA
- a CDS encoding SDR family oxidoreductase: protein MTPSKNWRLDGKMVLVTGGSEGIGFAIAKEFIELGAEVLITSRSKIKLEKASAEISSPKISWVAADLSTPMGRELLYQRVLERGELDILVNNLGQADRGSFLEMNQSRI from the coding sequence ATGACTCCATCAAAGAACTGGCGTTTAGATGGAAAAATGGTTTTAGTCACTGGAGGGAGTGAGGGAATAGGTTTTGCCATCGCTAAAGAATTTATTGAGCTGGGAGCCGAAGTCCTCATTACTTCTAGATCGAAAATAAAACTGGAAAAAGCCTCTGCCGAAATTTCGTCTCCTAAGATCTCGTGGGTTGCTGCGGATCTTTCCACTCCCATGGGAAGAGAACTATTATATCAACGAGTTTTAGAACGGGGTGAGCTCGATATTCTTGTGAACAATTTAGGGCAAGCGGACCGTGGATCGTTTTTAGAGATGAACCAGTCGCGAATCTGA
- a CDS encoding carboxymuconolactone decarboxylase family protein, with translation MNTLKPLTFETAPAGSKETLQAIQKGFGFIPNLMATFAHSPAVLNGYMGLDAAWSKSSLTAKEQQLILLTTSVENKCRYCIAAHSTILKNMMKVDPEVVQAVRTNQSLKDSKLKALVDFTREVVAERGHASEAAKAKLSNAGYNEVTMMEILVGIALKTISNYLDHLNPTPIEAAFASEA, from the coding sequence ATGAACACATTAAAACCGCTCACATTTGAAACCGCACCTGCTGGCTCTAAAGAGACATTACAAGCGATTCAGAAAGGTTTTGGTTTTATTCCAAATTTAATGGCAACATTCGCTCATTCGCCGGCCGTACTCAATGGATATATGGGGCTAGATGCCGCATGGTCAAAATCGTCTTTAACAGCCAAAGAGCAGCAGTTAATTCTACTGACGACATCGGTTGAGAACAAGTGTCGCTACTGTATAGCTGCCCATTCCACTATTCTAAAGAATATGATGAAGGTAGACCCTGAAGTAGTTCAGGCGGTGCGCACGAATCAATCCTTAAAAGATTCGAAACTCAAGGCCCTCGTTGATTTTACCCGTGAGGTCGTTGCTGAGAGAGGACATGCGTCTGAAGCGGCTAAAGCCAAGCTGTCGAATGCTGGATATAACGAGGTCACAATGATGGAAATATTAGTGGGCATCGCTCTAAAGACAATTAGTAATTACCTCGACCATTTAAACCCGACTCCTATCGAAGCGGCGTTTGCGAGCGAGGCTTAG
- a CDS encoding LysR family transcriptional regulator: protein MLKSDNIYAILAYMDVIEAIRIFRRVAQKESFSQVAAEFKVTQPTISKSVASLEQYLGVTLFRRSTRGLSLTSEGQKLLQDSSPLIEQIDAMLSSVKNEKQHLKGQLRITASLAFARLILAPLFNKFSENHPQLQFHFQLSDGYVDLVENNIDLAIRIGNLADSGLKAIKVGMSRRSFYASKSYLKKNGIPKRIDDLRQHKLLFYTWLSDRPTLPLIDEHKKPISFRFEPYLQSDGSDLIRESILEGVGIALLPTWMMIHHESLRIESLQKFVTAASPIYVLSSGSQELNAKQKAFSEYLKSAFQKIKALSLSP, encoded by the coding sequence ATGTTGAAAAGTGATAACATTTATGCGATTTTGGCATATATGGACGTTATAGAAGCGATTAGGATTTTTCGAAGAGTGGCGCAAAAAGAATCTTTCTCCCAGGTGGCTGCCGAGTTCAAAGTCACTCAACCTACGATCAGTAAGTCGGTCGCTAGTTTGGAACAGTATCTGGGCGTCACCCTATTTCGTAGATCCACGAGGGGCTTAAGCCTGACATCTGAGGGTCAAAAGCTGCTCCAGGACAGCAGTCCGCTGATCGAGCAAATCGACGCAATGCTGTCCTCCGTAAAAAATGAGAAACAGCACCTCAAAGGACAATTGAGGATTACGGCCTCTCTCGCCTTCGCGCGGTTAATTTTAGCGCCTCTTTTTAATAAATTTTCAGAGAACCACCCGCAACTCCAATTTCATTTCCAGTTGAGCGACGGCTATGTCGATCTTGTTGAGAATAATATCGATCTTGCCATACGAATCGGGAACTTGGCAGATAGCGGCCTAAAGGCCATCAAAGTAGGAATGTCCCGACGCAGTTTCTATGCATCCAAATCTTACTTAAAGAAAAATGGAATCCCCAAACGCATCGATGACTTAAGACAACACAAACTTTTATTTTATACGTGGCTCTCGGATAGACCCACCTTGCCCTTGATCGACGAGCACAAAAAACCCATCTCGTTTCGGTTTGAACCCTACCTGCAATCCGATGGGTCAGATCTTATTCGAGAATCTATTCTCGAGGGTGTAGGTATTGCGCTTTTACCCACCTGGATGATGATTCATCACGAGTCTCTGAGAATCGAATCACTTCAAAAATTTGTCACGGCAGCTTCGCCAATATATGTGCTAAGTTCGGGTAGCCAGGAACTCAATGCGAAACAAAAGGCTTTTAGCGAATATCTAAAATCCGCTTTTCAAAAAATAAAGGCCCTTAGCCTCTCGCCTTAA